In Bos mutus isolate GX-2022 chromosome 2, NWIPB_WYAK_1.1, whole genome shotgun sequence, one DNA window encodes the following:
- the PTPRN gene encoding LOW QUALITY PROTEIN: receptor-type tyrosine-protein phosphatase-like N (The sequence of the model RefSeq protein was modified relative to this genomic sequence to represent the inferred CDS: inserted 1 base in 1 codon), which translates to MRLPGRPGGPGGSGGLRVLLCLLLLGSRPGGCNAISAHGCLFDRRLCSHLEVCIQDGLFGQCQVGVGQARPLLQVTSPVLQRLQGVLRQLMSQGLSWHDDLTQYVISQEMERIPRLRPPEPHPRDRSGLVPRRPGPAGELLLQGIPTGSAPALQHRLPRPSVGGSRAGAGSPLSPLQAELLPPLLEHLLLPPQPPHPALSYEPALLQPYLFHQFGSRDGSRXSESSPGMVSVDPLPKAEAPAFLSRAGSKGMFGAHPGHSYGDPPGPPPAQLFQESELFYLAQESQVPSKTRAPRLPEPGGSSRAGDSSEGYEEEGLEGREEKPPAPAEQPDVTLQRVAAVLAGYGVELHQLTPEQLSTLSTLLQLLPKGARQNPGGAVNVGADIKKTMEEQVQGEDPAEPPPPMPSLPGSPTGSSTSNKAQKELSTGSSEPPKAAGPPATPVLVEKKSPLGQSQPTVAGQPSTRPSAEEYGYIVTDQKPLSLAAGVRLLEILAEHVHMSSGSFINISVVGPALTFRIRHNEQNLSLADVTQQAGLVKSELEAQTGLQILQTGVGQREEAAAILPRPAHSTSPMRSVLLTLVALAGVAGLLVALAVALCVRQHARQRDKERLAALGPEGAHGDTTFEYQDLCRQHMATKSLFNRAEGPPEPSRVSSVSSQFSDAAQASPSSHSSTPSWCEEPAQANMDISTGHMILAYMEDHLRNRDRLAKEWQALCAYQAEPNTCATAQGEGNIKKNRHPDFLPYDHARIKLKVESSPSRSDYINASPIIEHDPRMPAYIATQGPLSHTIADFWQMVWESGCTVIVMLTPLVEDGVKQCDRYWPDEGSSLYHVYEVNLVSEHIWCEDFLVRSFYLKNVQTQETRTLTQFHFLSWPAEGTPASTRPLLDFRRKVNKCYRGRSCPIIVHCSDGAGRTGTYILIDMVLNRMAKGVKEIDIAATLEHVRDQRPGLVRSKDQFEFALTAVAEEVNAILKALPQ; encoded by the exons ATGCGGCTCCCGGGGAGGCCTGGGGGTCCCGGGGGATCGGGTGGTCTCCGGGTGCTACTCTGTCTGCTGTTGCTGGGCAGCCGCCCGGGAGGCTGCAACGCCATTAGTGCCCACG GCTGTCTGTTTGACCGCAGACTCTGCTCTCATCTTGAAGTCTGTATTCAGG ATGGCTTGTTTGGACAGTGCCAGGTGGGAGTGGGGCAAGCCCGGCCCCTTTTGCAAGTCACATCCCCAGTTCTTCAACGCTTACAAGGTGTGCTCCGGCAGCTCATGTCCCAAG GACTGTCCTGGCATGATGACCTCACCCAGTATGTGATCTCCCAGGAGATGGAGCGTATCCCCAGGCTTCGCCCCCCTGAGCCTCATCCAAGGGACAG ATCTGGCTTGGTGCCCAGGAGACCTGGTCCCGCTGGGGAGCTGCTTTTACAGGGCATCCCCACTGGCTCCGCCCCAGCTCTGCAGCATCGGCTTCCTCGACCTTCAGTAGGTGGGAGCAGAGCTGGGGCGGGCTCCCCCCTGTCCCCTTTGCAGGCTGAGCTGCTGCCCCCTCTCTTGGAGCATCTGCTGCTGCCCCCACAGCCCCCGCATCCTGCCCTGAGTTATGAACCTGCCCTGCTGCAGCCCTACCTGTTCCATCAG TTTGGCTCCCGCGATGGCTCCC GCTCAGAGAGCTCCCCAGGAATGGTCAGTGTTGACCCCCTGCCCAAGGCTGAAGCCCCTGCCTTCCTCAGCCGAGCTGGCTCCAAGGGCATGTTTGGGGCTCACCCTGGCCACTCCTATGGGGACCCTCCAGGGCCTCCACCTGCTCAGCTTTTCCAGGAGTCAGAGCTGTTCTACCTGGCCCAGGAGTCACAAGTGCCCAGCAAGACCAGGGCACCAAGGCTGCCAGAGCCAGGGGGCAGCAGCCGGGCAGGGGACTCCTCGGAGGGCTATGAGGAGGAAGGACTAGAGGGTCGTGAGGAGAAACCTCCCGCCCCAGCAGAGCAGCCAG ATGTGACTCTGCAGAGAGTGGCCGCTGTGCTGGCGGGCTATGGTGTGGAGCTGCATCAGCTGACCCCAGAGCAGCTCTCTACCCTCTCGaccctgctgcagctgctgcccaAGGGTGCCAGACAAAATCCAG GAGGAGCTGTAAACGTTGGAGCTGACATCAAGAAA ACAATGGAGGAGCAGGTTCAGggcgaagacccagcagagcctccACCCCCAATGCCCTCCCTGCCTGGATCCCCCACTGGCAGTTCCACCTCCAATAAAGCCCAGAAGGAGCTGAGCACCGGATCCTCTGAGCCCCCGAAAGCTGCTGGCCCCCCCGCCACTCCAGTCCTGGTAGAGAAGAAAAGCCCGCTGGGCCAGAGCCAGCCCACCGTGGCGGGGCAGCCCTCCACTCGGCCATCAGCAGAGGAATACGGCTACATTGTCACCGACCAGAA GCCCTTGAGTCTGGCTGCAGGAGTGAGGCTGCTGGAGATCCTGGCTGAGCACGTGCACATGTCCTCGGGCAGCTTCATCAACATCAG TGTCGTGGGACCAGCCCTTACCTTCCGCATCCGGCACAATGAACAGAACCTGTCTTTGGCTGATGTGACCCAGCAAGCGG GGTTGGTGAAGTCTGAACTGGAAGCACAGACAGGGCTCCAGATCTTGCAGACAGGAGTGGGACAG AGGGAGGAGGCAGCCGCCATCCTTCCCCGACCGGCCCACAGCACTTCTCCCATGCGGTCCGTGCTTCTTACTCTGGTGGCCCTGGCGGGTGTGGCTGGGCTGCTCGTGGCCCTGGCAGTGGCTCTGTGTGTGCGGCAGCATGCACGACAGCGGGACAAGGAGCGCCTGGCCGCCCTGGGACCCGAGGGGGCCCATGGTGACACGACCTTTGAGTACCAG GATCTATGCCGCCAGCATATGGCTACAAAGTCCCTGTTCAACAGGGCGGAGGGTCCACCCGAGCCCTCTCGGGTGAGCAGCGTGTCCTCACAGTTCAGCGATGCTGCCCAGGCCAGCCCCAGCTCCCACAGCAGCACCCCGTCCTGGTGTGAGGAGCCCGCCCAAGCCAACATGGACATCTCCACGGGACACATGATTCTG GCCTACATGGAGGACCACCTTCGGAACAGGGACCGCCTGGCCAAGGAGTGGCAGGCCCTGTGTGCCTACCAGGCGGAGCCCAACACCTGTGCCACTGCCCAGGGTGAGGGCAACATCAAAAAGAACCGCCACCCTGACTTCCTACCCT ATGACCATGCTCGCATCAAGCTGAAGGTGGAGAGCAGCCCTTCTCGGAGTGATTACATCAATGCCAGCCCCATT ATTGAGCACGACCCTCGGATGCCAGCCTACATAGCCACACAGGGACCGCTGTCGCATACCATTGCAGACTTCTGGCAG ATGGTGTGGGAGAGTGGCTGCACTGTCATCGTCATGCTGACCCCGCTGGTGGAGGATGGTGTCAAGCAGTGTGATCGCTACTGGCCGGACGAGGGTTCCTCCCTCTACCACGTATATGAG GTGAACCTGGTGTCGGAGCACATCTGGTGCGAGGACTTCCTGGTGCGGAGCTTCTACCTGAAGAACGTGCAGACCCAGGAGACGCGCACGCTCACGCAGTTCCACTTCCTCAGCTGGCCGGCAGAGGGCACCCCGGCCTCCACCCGGCCCCTCCTGGACTTCCGCAG GAAGGTGAACAAGTGCTACCGGGGCCGCTCCTGCCCCATCATCGTGCACTGCAG TGATGGTGCAGGGAGGACAGGCACCTACATCCTCATCGACATGGTACTGAACCGCATGGCAAAAG GAGTGAAGGAGATCGACATTGCTGCCACCCTGGAGCATGTCCGTGACCAGCGGCCTGGCCTTGTTCGATCTAAG GACCAGTTTGAGTTTGCCCTGACAGCTGTGGCGGAGGAGGTAAATGCCATCCTCAAGGCCTTGCCCCAGTGA